From Triticum urartu cultivar G1812 chromosome 2, Tu2.1, whole genome shotgun sequence, a single genomic window includes:
- the LOC125538623 gene encoding indole-3-glycerol phosphate synthase, chloroplastic-like, with the protein MEALATAPAPSRPGPPPPTRCSHLRRPKALATSKLPRRVIAALHMDGPRAAPLRCTPAETDAVATTSDQTETAAAVEATELGNNGAPAPAADAPAASIEGLDGIKIRRRPVTGPSVHHVGPFQFRLENEGNTPRNILEKIVWNKDVEIWQMKEKMPLYRLKGPLDNAPPARDFVAALKASYDRTALPALIAEVKKGSPSRGVLRENFEPVEIAQAYEKNGAACLSVLTDSKFFQGSFDYLEAIRNAGVKCPLLCKEFIIDAWQLYYARSKGADAVLLIAAILPDRDISYMLKICKILGMAALVEVHDEREIDRVIGIDGIQLIGINNRNLETFEVDISNTKKLLEGERGQLIAQKDIIVVGESGLFTPDHVSFVQDAGVKAILVGESLIKQEDPGKAIAGLFGKDISPVSSAV; encoded by the exons CGCCGTCACGTCCAGGCCCCCCACCCCCGACCCGCTGCTCCCATCTCCGCCGCCCCAAAGCCCTAGCCACCTCCAAGCTCCCTCGCCGCGTCATCGCCGCCCTTCACATGGACGGCCCCCGCGCCGCGCCCCTTCGCTGCACTCCCGCCGAGACG GACGCGGTGGCGACGACCTCGGACCAGAccgagacggcggcggcggtcgaAGCCACCGAGCTGGGCAACAACGGGGCCCCGGCCCCGGCGGCGGACGCCCCCGCCGCCAGCATCGAGGGGCTGGACGGGATAAAGATCCGGAGGCGCCCGGTCACGGGCCCGTCCGTGCACCACGTGGGCCCCTTCCAGTTCCGCCTCGAGAACGAGGGCAACACGCCGCGCAACATCCTCGAGAAGATTGTCTGGAACAAGGACGTTGAGATTTGGCAG ATGAAGGAGAAAATGCCCCTGTACAGGCTGAAAGGTCCTCTGGACAATGCGCCTCCGGCCAGGGACTTTGTTGCTGCGCTGAAAGCGTCCTACGATCGGACTGCTCTGCCCGCTCTGATTGCGGAGGTGAAGAAGGGGTCGCCAAGCCGGGGGGTTCTTAGGgagaattttgaaccg GTCGAGATCGCTCAAGCGTACGAGAAAAATGGAGCAGCATGCTTAAGTGTTCTTACAGATTCAAAATTCTTTCAG GGAAGTTTCGACTACTTGGAGGCTATACGCAATGCTGGAGTTAAG TGTCCTCTTCTgtgcaaagagttcatcattgaCGCTTGGCAGCTTTACTATGCACGGTCTAAGGGAGCAGATGCTGTTCTTCTGATTGCCGCCATCTTACCTGATCGTGATATCAGTTATATGCTGAAAATATGCAAAATACTCGGGATGGCAGCTCTAGTTGAG GTGCATGATGAAAGGGAAATCGACCGTGTTATAGGGATAGATGGCATTCAGCTTATTGGCATCAATAACCGTAATCTTG AAACTTTTGAAGTTGACATTTCAAACACGAAAAAGCTTCTGGAGGGTGAACGGGGACAACTTATAGCCCAGAAGGACATAATT GTCGTAGGCGAATCTGGACTGTTCACGCCTGACCATGTTTCATTCGTTCAGGATGCCGGGGTCAAAGCG ATTCTTGTCGGGGAGTCCCTCATCAAGCAGGAGGACCCTGGGAAAGCAATCGCTGGACTTTTCGGCAAAGACATCTCACCCGTGAGTAGTGCGGTGTAA